The genomic region CAGTCCCTTCCCTCCACGCACCAATCGCCTTTTCATAAAACATTCGGTTACTAAAACTCACTATAAACACCCCACCGGGCCTCAACAACCTAAACACCTCTGCAAAAACCTTTTCGGGCTCTTGAAGATATTGAACACTAACTGTGCACAACACTGCATCAAAACTAGCATTATCAAACTCAAAGTTTTGATCTTGGTTAAGATCTTTAACCACAAAATAATCGAGCCTTGGGTTCTTGGCTAGCTCTTGTGCATTGAGTCCATGTCCAACTACCTTTTTGTACTTGACCTCTTTAGGCAAATGGCTAACCCATGAGCTCATGAGGTCTAGAACTTCAAAGTTTGGGCTTAACCGGTTTCTATAAACGCTTGTTAACGTGTCGATGAAGTTGTTATCGACATGGGTTACGAATCTTGGATATGCATAGAAGTCTCTGTCTGGAGTAATGTTGAATTTGGTTCTACCTTCTTTTGTTAAGACTAACCGTTTAATTTTGCCTGCTGTTGATGATGATGACTGTAGTTTTGTTGGGTCATTTTGGTTCATGATTTtcattatttttgtgggtttggaagTTGAGTTCCATTTGAATGGTTTGAGGGTTGGTTGAATGGTGTTCATATGGAAATAGGTGAGTTGGTTTCTTGTTGAGGAGCTTTGGTTCTGTCCAATGAAACAAGATGATAAGCtgataatttaatttattatttatttatttattttatttgaaTTTACAAGATATTAGTAGTTTGGAAGGAAGTGGATGTATGAATAAGTAAGATGTTTTTAGTGGGCTTAATTATATTACAAGTATCTTTTTTCTACTAGTTTTATTTTTGATAAAATTTAGTACTTTTATTAAAAAATTTGTTCTTACTAAAAAAATAAATGGATTTTGATATAATGATATCCTTCTGTTAAGGCTAATTTTAACGTGCATAAATGAGTTATACATGGCAATTACGTGTTGATTATATGGTGACAGTTATTGAATGTTATAATACTTTATTGCACGTTAACGATACCTCTAAAAGTTGCAATTAACAAAATCCTAAATAATATTACTAAGGAGATAACTAAAGAAAGAAGACTATGCGTATTGATATTTCAATAAAATGTCAAATGAAGGTTACAAAGATTCCTTTAAATTGCAATAGAATTAACATAACCACTACCTCATGAC from Rutidosis leptorrhynchoides isolate AG116_Rl617_1_P2 chromosome 9, CSIRO_AGI_Rlap_v1, whole genome shotgun sequence harbors:
- the LOC139867077 gene encoding uncharacterized protein, coding for MNTIQPTLKPFKWNSTSKPTKIMKIMNQNDPTKLQSSSSTAGKIKRLVLTKEGRTKFNITPDRDFYAYPRFVTHVDNNFIDTLTSVYRNRLSPNFEVLDLMSSWVSHLPKEVKYKKVVGHGLNAQELAKNPRLDYFVVKDLNQDQNFEFDNASFDAVLCTVSVQYLQEPEKVFAEVFRLLRPGGVFIVSFSNRMFYEKAIGAWREGTGFGRVQLVVQYFQCVEGFTEPEVVRKLGDATKEDRSPLGVVKGFLGLLSGSDPFYAVIAYKNFKPIYE